Proteins encoded by one window of Chryseobacterium sp. POL2:
- a CDS encoding OmpH family outer membrane protein, which produces MKKLVLAFAVCAFSSTAFAQKIGVVDTNYILSKLPQYKEAETRLNTQVSQWQADLQRLQNEYETKKAAFESEKVLLVGDQLKLREKEISDLENNIRNSINGRFGTGGEIDQLRSSLVKPYQDQIWNSIKSMSEKNSLGIVIDKSNNTSVLFLDKKYDYTDAVLALLVKDLPKTDNAKPDRKVGAPVNNTRPGATKSAPARSNSRGGVREIKSADTQKMELK; this is translated from the coding sequence ATGAAGAAATTAGTTTTAGCTTTTGCAGTATGTGCTTTTTCTAGCACTGCTTTCGCGCAAAAAATTGGCGTTGTCGATACTAATTATATTTTGAGCAAATTGCCACAATACAAAGAGGCTGAAACTAGACTTAATACTCAAGTTTCGCAATGGCAAGCAGATTTGCAAAGATTGCAGAATGAATACGAAACCAAAAAAGCGGCTTTCGAAAGCGAAAAAGTTTTGTTGGTAGGAGATCAATTAAAACTTAGAGAAAAAGAAATTTCAGATTTAGAAAATAATATTCGTAACTCTATCAACGGTCGCTTCGGGACAGGTGGAGAGATTGACCAGTTGCGTTCAAGTTTGGTAAAACCTTATCAGGATCAAATCTGGAATAGCATCAAAAGCATGTCGGAGAAAAATAGTTTGGGCATAGTTATTGATAAAAGCAACAACACAAGTGTGTTGTTTTTAGATAAAAAGTACGATTATACGGATGCCGTTTTAGCTTTATTAGTCAAAGATTTACCCAAAACAGATAATGCTAAACCAGATCGCAAAGTAGGTGCACCAGTTAATAATACCAGACCTGGAGCTACGAAGTCTGCGCCAGCAAGAAGTAATAGTAGAGGTGGTGTCCGAGAGATAAAATCGGCAGACACCCAAAAAATGGAATTAAAATAA
- the bamA gene encoding outer membrane protein assembly factor BamA — protein MKKLILPIIFFAATTSVVNAQITPQTGNQTAEVQNEDANEYYLKDIVVDGVKKYNSAQILRMAGLVKGEKIEIPGQRISSAIKKLWESQAFSKVEILVENVEGDQAVLKFSLQDLKELGEVKFTGKGIGKSKNEKFIKDNNLKPGTKINNNLVSSLQNKIPQEYIKKGFADAKITIADKPNANDPNMVDWTIEVAKGKRVKIDEISFKGNENVSSRRLRKSGFKDTKQKRFLLGLLKPSRFIEDKYEEDKKNLISYYNSLGFRDATIISDSVTRDNKGYHINVNLNEGKKYYIGDISFIGNTTFTTEFLQKVLGYKTGDIYDAVGFNKKVGEDGGKEDDSDLKSIYMNNGFLFSSVTPIEKAVKGDSIDLEIRINEGEKATWNRVTWSGNTTTHDHVILRSLRTLPGALFAKSDIKRTYFELAGMQFFDPQQIGTDVKPNPQDNTVNMHWTLVEKGSSQVQLQAGYGGNSFIGTLGLTFNNFSLRNFLKFKDFKPIPQGDGQTLSLQAQAGQYFTNYSISFVEPWLFGTRPTALSVGFNYSRVNYDYNNGEDQKLNIFSANVGLTRRLKWPDDYFSFYTGLQFQSYDFRNYPFQFGDAQEMNGSTKSLTMNLGLSRNSAGLDPIFPTYGSNLDLSVKFTPPYSLFEKKDYSTMAALDKYKWMEFFKVKFKADFYNEIVGKLVLRTTAEMGYLSGYNKELGAPPFERFYVGGVGLFNGRFDGREIVPLRGYENSSSSGFTSSTPYDITPYGGATIYNRFAAELRYPISMNPTAKIFALTFVEGGNAWNSWGSYNPFQLKRSVGIGVRVSMSAFGLIGFDFAYGFDKGLGQTEPSGWQTHFLMNQPL, from the coding sequence ATGAAAAAATTAATTTTACCTATCATATTTTTTGCAGCCACAACCAGCGTGGTGAATGCACAAATAACACCACAAACAGGTAATCAAACTGCAGAGGTGCAGAATGAAGATGCGAACGAGTATTATCTTAAAGACATCGTTGTCGATGGTGTTAAGAAATATAATTCTGCACAAATTCTTAGAATGGCAGGCTTGGTAAAAGGCGAAAAAATCGAAATACCAGGGCAACGCATCAGCTCTGCAATCAAAAAATTATGGGAATCACAAGCTTTTTCGAAAGTGGAGATTCTTGTAGAAAATGTAGAAGGTGACCAAGCGGTTCTTAAGTTTTCACTCCAAGATCTTAAAGAACTTGGCGAAGTGAAATTTACAGGAAAAGGAATTGGTAAGTCTAAAAACGAAAAGTTTATAAAAGACAATAACCTTAAACCAGGAACTAAAATTAATAACAATTTAGTATCCAGTTTGCAAAACAAAATTCCGCAAGAGTACATCAAAAAAGGTTTTGCCGATGCCAAAATCACCATTGCCGACAAACCCAATGCCAACGATCCTAATATGGTCGACTGGACAATAGAAGTGGCTAAAGGAAAACGTGTGAAAATCGATGAAATTAGCTTCAAAGGAAATGAAAATGTGTCTTCTAGAAGACTTAGAAAAAGTGGTTTCAAAGACACAAAGCAGAAAAGATTTCTTTTAGGCTTATTAAAACCGTCACGCTTTATCGAGGACAAATACGAAGAAGATAAAAAAAATCTCATCAGTTATTACAACTCGCTAGGCTTTAGAGACGCTACAATTATTTCGGATAGTGTAACGCGTGACAACAAAGGTTATCATATCAATGTTAATCTTAACGAAGGAAAGAAATACTATATCGGAGATATCAGCTTCATCGGAAATACAACGTTTACAACCGAGTTTTTGCAAAAAGTATTAGGTTATAAAACAGGAGATATTTACGACGCTGTTGGTTTTAATAAAAAAGTAGGTGAAGACGGCGGAAAGGAAGACGATTCTGATCTAAAATCGATCTACATGAACAATGGTTTCCTTTTCTCAAGCGTAACACCTATTGAAAAAGCGGTAAAAGGCGATTCTATCGATTTGGAAATCCGTATTAACGAGGGCGAAAAAGCAACTTGGAATCGTGTAACTTGGTCGGGAAATACCACAACACATGACCATGTTATCCTCAGGTCTTTGAGAACGCTTCCAGGCGCATTGTTTGCAAAGTCTGATATCAAAAGAACTTATTTTGAATTGGCAGGTATGCAGTTCTTCGATCCCCAGCAGATCGGGACAGATGTAAAACCAAATCCTCAAGATAATACGGTTAATATGCATTGGACGTTGGTGGAGAAAGGTTCTTCGCAAGTACAATTACAAGCGGGTTATGGTGGTAACTCTTTTATCGGAACTTTAGGATTGACCTTCAATAATTTCTCACTTAGAAACTTCTTGAAGTTTAAAGATTTTAAACCGATTCCTCAAGGTGACGGGCAGACTTTATCATTGCAGGCACAAGCTGGACAGTATTTTACCAACTATTCCATCTCTTTTGTGGAGCCATGGTTGTTTGGGACGCGCCCAACAGCACTTAGTGTAGGGTTTAATTATTCGCGTGTTAATTACGATTATAATAATGGTGAAGATCAAAAATTAAATATCTTCTCAGCAAATGTTGGTTTAACCAGAAGGTTGAAATGGCCAGATGATTATTTCTCGTTCTATACAGGATTACAGTTCCAGAGTTATGATTTCAGAAACTATCCATTCCAGTTCGGCGATGCACAAGAAATGAATGGTAGTACAAAATCTTTAACAATGAACTTGGGATTAAGCCGAAACTCAGCAGGTCTGGATCCTATATTCCCAACTTATGGATCGAATTTGGATTTATCAGTGAAATTCACGCCACCGTATTCATTGTTTGAAAAGAAAGATTATTCAACAATGGCAGCTTTGGATAAGTACAAGTGGATGGAGTTCTTTAAAGTTAAATTCAAGGCAGACTTTTATAATGAAATCGTAGGAAAACTTGTTTTAAGAACAACCGCAGAAATGGGTTATCTTAGTGGTTATAATAAAGAATTGGGTGCACCGCCATTTGAAAGATTCTATGTCGGAGGAGTTGGACTTTTTAATGGTAGATTCGACGGTAGAGAAATTGTTCCTTTGAGAGGTTACGAAAACTCATCATCTTCAGGTTTTACAAGTTCTACACCTTATGATATTACACCTTATGGTGGAGCGACAATTTATAACAGATTCGCTGCCGAATTGAGATATCCCATATCCATGAATCCAACGGCCAAAATCTTTGCTTTAACTTTTGTTGAAGGGGGTAACGCTTGGAACTCTTGGGGAAGTTATAATCCATTCCAGTTAAAACGTTCAGTAGGTATCGGCGTTAGAGTATCGATGTCAGCATTCGGACTTATTGGATTTGACTTTGCTTACGGATTCGACAAAGGTCTTGGGCAAACAGAGCCTTCAGGATGGCAGACACACTTCTTGATGAACCAACCATTATAA
- a CDS encoding acyl-CoA thioesterase translates to MEKEFKSIAKIRFGDCDPIGHLNNINYLVYMLNAREDHVEQHFGFTYEEYATKTGFTWVSIQNEIAYFKEVRYNKKVVISSKLIDLQDRISKVEILMMSEDEKTIHAVLWMTVIHFSMKSRKSVAHPPETLALFEPTIINLEEKDFTDRTKVLRQRNKK, encoded by the coding sequence ATGGAAAAAGAATTCAAAAGTATAGCCAAAATACGTTTCGGAGATTGTGACCCGATAGGACATCTTAACAACATCAACTATCTTGTGTATATGTTAAATGCAAGAGAAGATCATGTAGAACAGCATTTTGGTTTTACTTACGAGGAATACGCTACCAAAACAGGCTTTACCTGGGTAAGTATCCAAAATGAAATCGCTTATTTTAAAGAAGTTAGATATAATAAAAAAGTTGTTATTTCTAGTAAATTAATCGATCTTCAAGACCGCATTTCGAAAGTTGAAATTCTTATGATGAGCGAGGACGAAAAAACAATCCACGCCGTACTTTGGATGACGGTTATTCATTTTAGTATGAAGTCCCGAAAAAGCGTGGCACATCCACCAGAAACTTTAGCTTTGTTCGAGCCAACGATCATTAACTTAGAAGAAAAAGATTTTACAGACCGTACCAAAGTCCTTAGACAGCGAAATAAAAAATAA
- a CDS encoding OmpH family outer membrane protein: MKKLSVLFAAVFLFVAVGVAKAQKIASLDVGAVLSVMPEKIKLDQQMKTLSDAKKTELDKKRTSAETLFEKYQKEAPTQTQQINEQRNAELQKLQSNLQQEAMAGEKDIRDKYDAGLEPIEKKIQDAISKVAKAKGYDFIVDATVFVYKGGPDATQDVKAELGLK; the protein is encoded by the coding sequence ATGAAAAAACTAAGTGTATTATTTGCAGCAGTATTCTTGTTTGTTGCAGTAGGCGTTGCAAAAGCTCAGAAAATTGCATCTCTAGATGTAGGAGCAGTACTTAGCGTTATGCCAGAAAAAATCAAATTAGATCAACAAATGAAAACTTTATCTGATGCTAAAAAAACTGAATTAGATAAGAAAAGAACATCTGCTGAGACATTGTTCGAGAAATATCAAAAAGAAGCACCTACGCAAACACAGCAAATCAACGAGCAAAGAAATGCGGAATTGCAAAAACTTCAGTCTAACTTACAACAAGAAGCTATGGCTGGTGAGAAAGATATCAGAGATAAATATGATGCTGGTCTAGAGCCAATCGAGAAAAAAATCCAAGATGCAATCTCTAAAGTTGCTAAGGCTAAAGGTTACGACTTCATCGTTGATGCAACTGTTTTTGTTTACAAAGGAGGTCCAGATGCGACTCAGGATGTAAAAGCTGAGTTAGGTTTGAAATAA
- a CDS encoding polysaccharide biosynthesis tyrosine autokinase, whose translation MIPDNNKKTTYLEDEVKTKSFSLFDPMHFVHRLLKNWYWFVILGLIGYAIAFLYSKYYAQRVYESSLSLSISNNTASYFTPNQSINFIWGQGGNQDGVYIKKILLSRSLNEYLVNKLDLYTNYTTKGLIKQTYLDQDDSPVILKLDKSHAQQVNYQITLIPKGNDKYEVVLPEDGKSTTLYNYQTESYETIPDYPQPQNKIIGIDEWYTSPNLRFKLEKNPNPSSIKFDNINITLLAINTAVNGIVSTLSVRFDQELPSIMIISKKGYNLNGTVRFLNIAVDELIKKRLEDTNTVDKNTLEYLAKNIDKVRKKLDSSAAYLNHIKVSNRLYDFKGLDSKTFDKLKEIETKKAELLSKVKNLDQVRNVVNSNNIEKIINISSAGIEDGVFSATVSELKALYAKRREMAKIYTPNSEPMREINRLINEAKLNSVGGLRQYYATFDQQMNDLDVELNSLEGSLATLPEKQRLYLDAERGYNIIESTYNSLLTEQAKAQMRIVSNKSNLTIIDKAKNLGQGPIAPNVEIVKSAIIGGLLIIPLLLIALSEVLDNRVRNIKEVVGVTKMPLLGVIGKNTDDSNLSVLDRPKSSIAEAFRGVRANLKFLFDEAKSSKVILVTSSISGEGKTYNSMNLATVLAISGKKTILLGMDLRKPKIFGDFKINNKSGISNYLTGESSLDQIVNKTQIASLDVITSGPIPPNPSELLLSEKNQKLLEELKKQYEYIVIDSPPVGLVADAFELMKHADATIYVVRHEYTEKYMLNLIKEKVAKKEVAHIGLIYNDYEAKQGYGYGYGYGYGYGYGYGYFEEDVDYKEPKIIKIRNQMRRIFKRG comes from the coding sequence ATGATTCCAGATAATAATAAAAAAACAACATATCTTGAAGATGAGGTTAAAACCAAGTCTTTTAGTTTGTTTGATCCTATGCATTTTGTACATAGGTTACTTAAAAATTGGTATTGGTTTGTAATTCTAGGACTTATAGGTTATGCTATTGCTTTCTTGTATAGTAAATATTATGCGCAAAGAGTCTATGAGTCGAGTTTGTCGCTGAGTATTTCTAATAATACAGCAAGTTATTTTACACCCAATCAATCTATTAATTTTATTTGGGGACAAGGGGGCAATCAAGATGGGGTCTATATTAAAAAGATTTTACTTTCCAGAAGTCTTAACGAATATTTGGTTAACAAGCTGGATCTTTATACCAATTACACCACAAAAGGGTTAATAAAGCAGACTTACTTGGACCAAGATGATTCTCCAGTGATTTTAAAATTGGACAAAAGTCATGCTCAACAAGTTAATTATCAGATTACACTTATCCCAAAAGGAAATGATAAATATGAAGTTGTGCTTCCAGAAGATGGCAAGTCAACAACGCTTTATAATTATCAAACAGAAAGTTATGAAACGATACCCGATTATCCACAGCCTCAAAATAAAATTATAGGTATTGATGAATGGTATACCTCTCCGAATTTAAGATTTAAGCTAGAAAAAAATCCGAATCCTTCTTCGATTAAATTCGATAATATTAATATAACATTATTGGCTATTAATACCGCAGTTAATGGTATTGTATCAACACTTTCTGTACGTTTTGATCAAGAATTGCCATCTATTATGATTATCAGCAAAAAAGGATATAATCTTAATGGGACCGTTAGGTTTCTAAATATTGCTGTCGATGAGCTTATCAAAAAAAGACTAGAAGATACGAATACCGTTGACAAAAACACATTAGAATACCTAGCTAAAAATATCGATAAAGTAAGAAAAAAATTAGACTCTAGCGCAGCCTATCTTAACCATATTAAAGTTAGTAACAGACTATATGATTTTAAAGGCTTAGATTCTAAAACCTTTGACAAACTTAAAGAAATAGAAACGAAAAAAGCAGAGCTTTTATCCAAAGTTAAAAATCTTGATCAAGTCCGAAATGTTGTTAACTCGAACAATATTGAGAAAATTATTAACATCAGCAGTGCAGGGATAGAAGACGGCGTATTTTCTGCTACGGTTTCTGAGCTCAAAGCACTTTATGCAAAGCGTAGAGAAATGGCGAAAATCTACACGCCCAATTCTGAGCCAATGCGTGAAATCAACAGATTGATTAACGAAGCAAAACTGAATTCAGTCGGTGGTTTACGTCAATATTATGCCACATTCGATCAACAAATGAATGATCTAGATGTAGAATTAAATAGTCTTGAAGGAAGTCTAGCAACTTTGCCAGAAAAGCAACGTTTATATCTGGATGCCGAAAGAGGTTACAACATTATAGAATCAACATACAATTCACTTTTGACAGAGCAAGCAAAAGCCCAAATGAGAATTGTATCAAATAAAAGTAACTTAACAATAATTGATAAAGCGAAAAATCTAGGACAAGGGCCTATCGCTCCCAATGTCGAAATCGTGAAAAGCGCGATTATCGGTGGATTATTGATTATTCCGTTATTGCTCATTGCATTGTCAGAAGTTTTAGACAATCGCGTAAGAAATATCAAAGAAGTTGTAGGTGTAACCAAAATGCCGTTGTTAGGTGTTATTGGAAAAAATACAGATGATAGCAATCTTAGCGTTTTGGACCGTCCAAAATCTTCTATTGCAGAAGCATTCCGAGGCGTACGCGCCAATCTTAAGTTTTTATTCGATGAGGCCAAATCCAGCAAAGTTATCCTGGTAACATCCTCCATTAGTGGAGAAGGGAAAACTTATAACTCGATGAATTTGGCAACTGTCTTAGCCATAAGTGGCAAAAAAACAATATTGCTGGGAATGGACCTTAGAAAACCAAAAATATTTGGAGATTTCAAAATCAATAATAAAAGTGGTATTTCCAATTATTTAACGGGAGAATCATCTTTAGACCAAATTGTTAATAAGACCCAGATTGCAAGTTTGGATGTTATCACTTCTGGACCTATTCCGCCTAATCCTTCGGAGCTTTTATTAAGTGAGAAAAATCAAAAATTATTGGAGGAACTTAAAAAACAGTATGAATATATTGTCATAGACTCTCCACCTGTGGGACTCGTTGCTGATGCGTTTGAGTTGATGAAGCATGCCGATGCAACCATATACGTGGTAAGACACGAGTATACAGAAAAGTATATGCTGAATCTTATCAAAGAAAAAGTTGCAAAGAAAGAAGTTGCCCATATAGGACTTATTTATAACGACTACGAAGCCAAACAAGGTTATGGCTACGGTTACGGCTATGGTTACGGCTACGGTTATGGCTACGGTTATTTCGAGGAAGATGTTGATTATAAAGAACCGAAAATTATTAAAATTAGGAACCAAATGAGAAGAATCTTTAAAAGAGGATAA
- a CDS encoding polysaccharide biosynthesis/export family protein has product MIRKFYIVAILLLVFSSCISRKDITYLQPSESLTLNEEGLVPYNIQEYRVTKNDILGLNIITTPKGDAAQFYSNYNVTPSGESGGGGGQNPTISTGGVGSGGQGLGNTRFYFNGIKVDSKGDIYVFGIGFIKAEGRTLEDISQEIQTKVNENFLDGKSEVRLNIDGINYYILGDMESVNMTGVKKAHVQQLNILEALSANGGLNRTVDRKNVVLQRKYPEGIKRVKLDLTREDIMNSPYFWIQNGDMILLSTNKKSISGFGKEPLQSLTTGVSLLTTVLSIYLIFTKL; this is encoded by the coding sequence ATGATACGAAAGTTTTATATAGTCGCCATCCTTTTACTAGTGTTTTCATCGTGTATTTCTCGAAAAGATATTACTTATCTGCAACCAAGTGAGAGTCTTACGCTTAACGAGGAAGGCTTGGTTCCTTACAATATTCAAGAATACAGAGTTACAAAAAATGATATTTTGGGTCTTAATATTATAACGACGCCCAAAGGAGATGCTGCACAATTTTATTCTAATTATAATGTGACGCCTTCTGGGGAATCTGGCGGCGGCGGCGGGCAAAACCCTACAATATCAACAGGTGGTGTGGGTAGTGGCGGACAAGGTTTAGGAAATACCAGATTTTATTTTAATGGTATAAAAGTAGATTCTAAAGGTGATATTTACGTTTTTGGAATTGGTTTTATAAAAGCTGAGGGCAGAACTTTGGAAGATATTTCACAAGAAATACAAACCAAGGTTAACGAAAACTTTCTGGATGGTAAGTCGGAAGTACGTCTTAATATTGATGGAATCAATTATTACATCTTGGGCGACATGGAAAGTGTGAATATGACGGGCGTAAAAAAAGCGCACGTTCAACAACTTAATATCCTTGAAGCTTTGTCCGCCAACGGTGGGCTCAACAGGACTGTTGATAGAAAAAATGTCGTGCTTCAGCGTAAATATCCAGAAGGTATAAAACGCGTGAAACTCGATCTTACAAGAGAAGATATCATGAACTCACCCTACTTTTGGATTCAGAATGGTGATATGATTTTGCTAAGTACCAACAAGAAAAGTATTTCTGGATTTGGGAAAGAGCCACTACAAAGTTTAACGACAGGGGTTTCGTTGTTAACAACGGTCTTGTCTATTTATTTGATTTTTACAAAGCTGTAA
- a CDS encoding isoprenyl transferase encodes MSDLKQQIDKTKLPQHVAIIMDGNGRWAKTRGEQRTFGHRNAIEAVRNAINACNEIEIPYLTLYTFSTENWKRPTDEVDTLMSLLSESLLNEAEEIYTKGLRLHFIGDISKLPDLVREQLLNLVDLTKNNTRGNLILALNYGSQNEILKAVKEIAQDVKEGKIQQDEIDDKVFEKHLYTKDFPPVDLMIRTSGEIRISNFMLWQIAYAELQFLDVLWPDFSKDIFFQCILDYQNKERRYGMTSEQVQ; translated from the coding sequence ATGTCAGATTTAAAACAACAAATAGATAAGACGAAATTGCCTCAACATGTTGCGATCATTATGGATGGCAATGGACGATGGGCAAAAACCCGTGGCGAGCAAAGAACCTTCGGACATCGTAATGCGATAGAAGCTGTCCGCAACGCCATCAATGCTTGTAACGAAATCGAGATACCTTATCTTACACTCTATACCTTTTCAACAGAAAATTGGAAACGTCCTACAGATGAAGTAGATACATTGATGTCGCTGTTGTCGGAGTCATTGCTTAACGAAGCGGAGGAGATTTATACCAAAGGACTACGCCTGCATTTCATTGGAGATATTTCAAAACTGCCAGATTTGGTGAGAGAGCAACTCCTTAATTTGGTCGATTTAACCAAAAATAATACAAGAGGAAATCTTATTTTGGCACTCAATTATGGCTCTCAGAATGAAATTTTAAAAGCCGTGAAAGAGATTGCCCAAGACGTTAAAGAAGGCAAAATACAACAGGATGAGATAGATGACAAGGTTTTTGAAAAGCATCTCTATACCAAAGATTTTCCACCGGTGGATCTTATGATTCGCACCAGTGGAGAAATCAGAATCAGCAATTTTATGCTTTGGCAGATTGCGTATGCTGAGCTACAATTTTTAGATGTTTTGTGGCCAGATTTTAGTAAAGACATTTTTTTCCAATGCATATTGGATTATCAAAATAAAGAACGACGTTACGGCATGACAAGTGAGCAAGTCCAGTAA
- a CDS encoding DUF6089 family protein, translating into MRIKTVYTFFILLVSFFSVTKISAQRHEVGVQAGLSNLVGDIGNTNFILQKPILGKTLSLGVPVYFGAIYRLNVNPQQSLRLGLGYSHIQFSDLHAKENYRRQRGLYGSNSVFHADLTFEYYFFDINEEHKSKVSPYVFAGIGGMMYNAVKLKNVEVVNGQVEPTYDSTKKMSMDLPFGVGVKYKFNYNWALSAEATFRQSFSDMIDYSQIESNVEGIPNDFRQIGNPNSNDWINSATIILSYSFGRPPCYCK; encoded by the coding sequence ATGAGAATTAAAACTGTTTATACTTTTTTTATACTACTTGTCAGCTTTTTTAGTGTTACTAAAATAAGTGCACAACGTCATGAAGTGGGAGTCCAAGCTGGGCTTAGCAATTTGGTGGGAGATATTGGAAATACCAATTTCATATTGCAAAAGCCAATTCTGGGTAAGACCCTTAGTCTAGGCGTTCCGGTATATTTTGGCGCAATTTATCGCCTCAATGTCAATCCTCAGCAATCTTTGAGATTGGGTTTGGGCTATAGCCATATCCAGTTTAGTGATTTGCATGCCAAAGAAAATTATAGAAGACAAAGAGGATTATACGGTTCAAATTCTGTATTTCATGCAGATTTAACATTTGAGTATTATTTCTTCGATATTAATGAAGAACATAAAAGTAAAGTAAGCCCTTATGTTTTTGCAGGGATTGGAGGGATGATGTATAACGCCGTTAAGCTGAAAAATGTAGAAGTAGTAAATGGCCAGGTAGAACCTACTTACGATTCTACAAAAAAGATGAGTATGGATTTGCCCTTCGGTGTTGGAGTGAAATATAAATTTAATTATAATTGGGCGCTTTCCGCAGAAGCAACTTTTCGACAATCATTCTCAGATATGATTGATTATAGCCAAATCGAATCTAATGTTGAAGGAATTCCTAATGATTTTAGACAAATTGGAAATCCCAATTCTAATGATTGGATAAATTCTGCAACCATTATTTTATCATATTCATTTGGAAGACCACCTTGTTATTGCAAATAA
- a CDS encoding MraY family glycosyltransferase encodes MVFISIFAMFMVFTETKTQKYDEKLLSQPMDKLGLLQDLDSKTIFYIKGILGFTISFLLTYITIPAIIKISRRKNLMDEPTIRSSHERKIPNLGGIAIFFSLGVCAPIFAYELFEQYKFLFASLVILFYVGVTDDIVVMRAYKKLLVQIAVSVLMVVGSDVRIRSFFGLFGIEELNYYFSVFFSILTFIILINAFNLIDGIDGLAGSYSVLSSAVFAISFYRLGEYNYPLVVFCIIIIGAVLGFLKFNLSKERSHRIFMGDTGSMILGFLLAFTAIQFIDVFIDKDDIMIPRYHLLSAPVIALSILILPVIDTFSVILIRLFKKQSLFKPDRNHLHHRVLDLGLTHKQATLVICFIYVLVIILVYFLRHLDLNLLFFVVFLLGMFLSILPIILKKILIK; translated from the coding sequence ATGGTTTTTATTAGTATTTTTGCGATGTTTATGGTTTTTACCGAGACAAAAACACAAAAATATGACGAAAAATTATTATCTCAGCCTATGGACAAGTTAGGTTTGTTACAAGACTTGGATTCTAAAACAATCTTTTATATTAAGGGAATATTAGGTTTTACAATTTCTTTTTTGCTAACCTATATTACTATTCCTGCAATAATTAAAATTTCCCGAAGAAAAAATCTAATGGATGAGCCGACCATTAGAAGTTCTCATGAGCGCAAAATCCCTAATTTGGGAGGTATTGCTATTTTCTTTTCCTTGGGTGTCTGCGCACCTATTTTTGCGTATGAACTTTTTGAACAGTATAAGTTTTTGTTCGCTTCTTTGGTGATTTTGTTTTATGTTGGCGTTACAGATGATATTGTTGTGATGCGCGCTTATAAAAAATTGTTGGTGCAGATAGCGGTTTCGGTGTTAATGGTGGTAGGTTCTGATGTTAGAATAAGAAGTTTTTTTGGACTTTTTGGTATAGAAGAACTCAATTATTATTTTAGCGTATTTTTTAGTATTCTGACGTTTATAATTCTGATAAATGCCTTTAATCTAATTGACGGTATCGATGGTCTAGCTGGTAGTTATAGCGTCTTGTCGAGTGCTGTTTTTGCTATAAGCTTTTACAGGTTAGGCGAATATAATTATCCTTTGGTTGTTTTTTGCATCATTATTATTGGTGCCGTTTTAGGCTTTTTAAAATTCAATCTTTCAAAAGAAAGGAGCCATAGGATATTTATGGGAGATACAGGATCTATGATCTTGGGGTTTTTATTGGCTTTCACCGCGATACAATTTATTGACGTTTTTATAGATAAAGACGATATTATGATACCTCGTTATCATCTGTTATCTGCACCAGTTATTGCTTTGTCTATTTTGATTTTACCAGTAATAGATACGTTTTCCGTGATATTAATTAGATTGTTTAAAAAGCAGTCCCTCTTTAAGCCCGACCGAAATCACTTGCACCATAGGGTTTTGGATTTGGGTTTAACACATAAGCAAGCCACTTTAGTAATATGTTTTATTTATGTTTTGGTAATTATCTTAGTCTATTTTTTAAGACATCTTGACCTTAACCTACTTTTTTTTGTGGTATTTTTGCTGGGCATGTTTCTTTCAATTTTGCCTATAATTTTAAAAAAAATATTAATTAAATAG